The window TCTCCCGAAGATTGAAAAAGGCTAAAACCGGAATGGAGTTAAGCGAGGCATTATATTTATTTTTAGAAGAATTAGAGATTCCGCGCAAGCTTGAACGCTGGAAACAGGATGAAGAGGCAAAAGGGAATCTGGTTAAGGCGCGAGAGCATGATCAGGTTTGGGATGCGGTAATCGAGTTAATCGATCAATTTGTCGAAATGCTAGGTAATGAAAAAATAGCGGCTAAACAATTTGCAGTGATTATCGAATCAGGGATTGAATCGCTACGCTTTTCCCTTGTACCACCGGCAATGGATCAAGTAGTGGTAGCTGATCTGGAGAAGTCAAGGCTTGAAGACATTAAGGCCGCCTTTATCATTGGCTTAAATGAAGGTGTTTTGCCGGCAAAGTTAACTGATGAGGGAATTTTTGGAGATGAAGATCGAGAAGCTTTGTTAGCAAATGGTTTGAAAATTGCTCCATCGAGCCGGACCCGCTTACTCGATGAAAATTTCCTTGCTTATAAGGCGTTTACCTTGCCATCGGAAGTGCTGTTCTTAAGTTATCCGGTCGCTAATGAAGAAGGAAAAGCGTTAATGCCCTCTCCTTATATAAAAAGAATGCATGAATTGTTTCCACAGGCAATTGGACATTTATTTGTCGCAGATCCCGCTGAATTGTCCGAAATGGAGCAACTTGCGTATGTAAGCAATGAAAATACAACGCTTACCTATTTGACGGCGCAGTTGCAATTAAAGCAGCAACATTATCCGATTTACGATTTTTGGTGGGACGTATATAACTATTATATGGAAAATGATCAATGGCGAACAACGGCAACCAAGGTCTTATCGAGTTTATTTTATGATAATAAGACAAGCAAGCTTCCAGAGCAAGTCAGCCATGAACTCTACGGTGACCTAATTCAAGCGAGCGTGTCGCGGATGGAAATGTTTCATAGCTGTCCGTTTTCCCATTTTGCACACCATGGGTTAAAGTTGCGGGATCGCCAAATATTCCGTTTGGATGCCCCTGATATCGGTGAACTATTTCATGCAGCTTTAAAGCAAATTTCCGATACTGTTAATCAACAAAATTTATCGTGGTCGCAAATCACGAGGACCCAGTGTGAGGCGATGGCTGGGCAAGCAGTGGAAATGTTGGCACCTAGGCTACAAAATGAAATTCTGCTTAGTTCAAATCGAAATGTGTATTTGAAACGAAAGCTTGAAAAAATTATCAGTAGAGCGACCTATGTCTTGAGCGAGCATGCGAAAGTCAGTGGATTTTCTCCAGTTGGTCTTGAGCTTGGTTTCGGACCAAAGGGTGACCTTCCACCGATCAGTTTTTCATTGAAGAATGGAACGAAGATGGAGCTAGTCGGACGGATTGACCGTGTAGATAAAGCTAATGACGGTGAAAACGTCTTTTTAAGAGTAATCGATTATAAATCAAGTGAACGGGAATTGAATATAAGTGAAGTGTATTATGGGTTATCGCTGCAAATGTTAACGTACCTAGATATCATTATTACTCATTCCCAGCAATTAGTTGGTACGGATGCATCACCAGCGGGAGTGTTATATTTTCATGTTCACAATCCGATTATTCAAACGACGAAAATGCTGTCTTTAGATGATATCGAACGAGAAATGTTTAAACGATTTAAAATGAATGGACTCATACTTGGTGAACAAAATGTCATTCATTTAATGGATCAAACATTGGAATCAGGAGAGTCAAACATGATTCCGGTGGGGATAAATAAGGACGGGACCTTGAGGAAGCAATCAAAGGTAGTAAATCGTGGCGAATTCGAACAGTTAACAAAGTATGTGAGAGATACTTATGTGAAATCAGGTAACCAAATGCTTGATGGGGCAGTGTCTATTTCTCCGTATAAAACAACTAATAAATCAGCCTGCACTTTTTGTTCATTCAAATCGATTTGTCACTTTGATCCTTCGATAAAAAATAACGAGTATCGGAATTTGCCAAATATGTCTAAAGAAGAGATACTCGAATCCATTCAAAAGGAGGATTCATCACTTGGTTCAATCGATCATACCTCCAAAACCTGATGAAGTGAATTGGACAGATGACCAGTGGAAAGCAATTTATGCAAAAAACCAAGATATCCTCGTTGCCGCAGCAGCTGGGTCGGGAAAAACGGCGGTTTTAGTAGAACGAATGATTCAGAGAATTCTTTCGGCAGAGAATCCGGTAAATGTGGATGAACTTTTGGTCGTGACGTTTACCAATGCCTCGGCTGCGGAGATGAGGCATCGAATTGGGGAGGCCTTGGAGAAAGCAATTCAGGCTGATCCAAAATCAGTTAATCTTAGAAAACAATT of the Bacillus sp. 1NLA3E genome contains:
- the addB gene encoding helicase-exonuclease AddAB subunit AddB, giving the protein MSVRFIIGRSGSGKTQKCLNEMRERLTVDPGGPPIIYLVPEQMTFLSEHRLSTSPQLGGMIRAQVYSFTRLAWRVLQETGGFNRYHLNSTGISMLIRKIIEEKKDELTLFKRAADKNGFIEQMEQLLTEFKRYCIQPEELAEKSGQMAQQKSLHDKLGDLELIYQHFEEALQDKYIDSEDYFRLLAEKAASSKFLQEAEIYIDGFYSFTPIEYMVIEQLMKHCKRVTISLTLDQPFTKSLPEELHLFRMTGDTCQTLHDMVRAEGIPYEDPILLTELLRWKNHSFFHLEKYFDLLPVQEYRGETAIHIAQAVNRRAEMEGVARKITELVRKHGYRYREIAILSRNSHEYHDVLEVIFADCGIPFYIDQKTSMQHHPVIELLRSSLEILNGNWRYEPIFRAVKTELLFPFDMNLLKLREKMDKLENYVLAYGIQGDKWTRKQQWTYRRFRGLELESLPQTDSEKKIEDELNELRGMITSPLLRLSRRLKKAKTGMELSEALYLFLEELEIPRKLERWKQDEEAKGNLVKAREHDQVWDAVIELIDQFVEMLGNEKIAAKQFAVIIESGIESLRFSLVPPAMDQVVVADLEKSRLEDIKAAFIIGLNEGVLPAKLTDEGIFGDEDREALLANGLKIAPSSRTRLLDENFLAYKAFTLPSEVLFLSYPVANEEGKALMPSPYIKRMHELFPQAIGHLFVADPAELSEMEQLAYVSNENTTLTYLTAQLQLKQQHYPIYDFWWDVYNYYMENDQWRTTATKVLSSLFYDNKTSKLPEQVSHELYGDLIQASVSRMEMFHSCPFSHFAHHGLKLRDRQIFRLDAPDIGELFHAALKQISDTVNQQNLSWSQITRTQCEAMAGQAVEMLAPRLQNEILLSSNRNVYLKRKLEKIISRATYVLSEHAKVSGFSPVGLELGFGPKGDLPPISFSLKNGTKMELVGRIDRVDKANDGENVFLRVIDYKSSERELNISEVYYGLSLQMLTYLDIIITHSQQLVGTDASPAGVLYFHVHNPIIQTTKMLSLDDIEREMFKRFKMNGLILGEQNVIHLMDQTLESGESNMIPVGINKDGTLRKQSKVVNRGEFEQLTKYVRDTYVKSGNQMLDGAVSISPYKTTNKSACTFCSFKSICHFDPSIKNNEYRNLPNMSKEEILESIQKEDSSLGSIDHTSKT